The stretch of DNA TAAAACCATCTTCAGGTGTAACATGAATAGTAGAAAGTGCAGCTCCTTCAATAGAATTCATGGAGTAACCACAAGGATCAAACTCGAAATCGCATATATCAGAGTTGGGAAGGATCTTCCTTATGCCGGATCTAATAGTCATTTGAGCTGCCGAGCTAGATTCGGTCTTGTAAAATATAGAAGCCTTCTCCCTATCCAAACTAGTCATGCACATCTCAAGAGTGTACACAGGGTTCTTAGACTGAGTAGGTCCAGCCGAGGCAGAGTAAACATGCCATTTTTGAAGTTTATCAGGACTGCCCAAAATCACAGCTTTGCTGCCTGAAGTAAGCTTTCCAAAGTAGCTATCAAGAACAGCAACTTCTTCAGAGAAGTGACGATGAGGAAACGACTGAGCCCCAGGGAAAATGAAACTCCCACGGGTATACTTCACAGCTTGTACTTCAAGTGAAAGGGTATCAGCCAACTTCAGGATGGCAGGAATTGAGAGAAGCAATTTTGTGGTACCACAGGTCTTGATGATTATCTTGTAAGAATAAATGAAAAGGCTCGACTCAGAGAGGACATAGGAGTCAACAAACTCATTAGAAAGAGAATCAACTATGGTGCACTCAGCAGGTCCTAGAATCTCATCCAATTGTGCTTTTGACAGTGATCGAAGTCCTTTTCCTTCAGGATCAGCAAAAAGGCCAGGTTCAACAAATGAAATttcaagcctcttctcataaccTTCAAAGCCTATGGCAGAAGCTGGTAATGCCACTTCCATGATGAAAATACGTTCACAGCAACAAACGATCTTTTAAAGGAAATAGTTCACAGCCAAGGAGAGCAAGAGCAGAAAGCAgcagaagaagaaggaagaaagtgAGGAAAAGGAGTGAGGGTTTAACGACAAAAACAATTGACAGAAGgaaattttttttggattttttcttttttgtgccAGGAGACACGTGCAGGAGAGAAGCTTAAGGAATGTCAGGAGGGTTTGCGAGCGCACTGCacatatacaaaaataaaaaagttgCAAGTGATCAGAATTATAAAATTCTTAAAGCTCATTTTCTAAGGTTCATATCCAAAACAAAAGAAATCCAGATACTTACGTTGGAGTAAGCAGCAGATCTGAACTTCTTGATTCCACCGTTTGGTCGAACGTCTTCAATACTGTAACCGAGGGGTGCTTCGTAGAGTAGGGATTTACTACTAGACTTCTTACCACCTTTAGACTCCATTAGATCATTCACCTGGATCTGCCAATAAAAGAACTAAAACTTCAGCTAGAATTGAAAGACAGTAACATTATAAGAGCAACTTAAACAGTCATAATGGCAAAGTGCGAACAACAACAAAAGTTTCACTAGGAGTCCAAAAGGCCAGTCCAAAATGACAGAATGGGTCAGATGACCTAAAATCAAATGCAGTCCCATTATTACATACTGCAGATGAAGAATGCAAATGGCATATTTGTAAGTAGGATTTTCATCTGTAGTTTATGGCATCATGCAGTCAGATTCCAACTGAAACTAGAAATAAAGTAGATTCTAGACTGGTGATATCCAAGAGCTTAAACGAAAAGATGAGTACATATTATCAGAAACCAAACCAAATACCTAATCAAGATTAAACAGTAAACAACATAGATAATAACTTAAAAGGCACAAAAGTGTACTTATAAATGAACAGCTTAACTAGCATT from Nicotiana tomentosiformis chromosome 11, ASM39032v3, whole genome shotgun sequence encodes:
- the LOC104086330 gene encoding S-adenosylmethionine decarboxylase proenzyme-like, producing the protein MEVALPASAIGFEGYEKRLEISFVEPGLFADPEGKGLRSLSKAQLDEILGPAECTIVDSLSNEFVDSYVLSESSLFIYSYKIIIKTCGTTKLLLSIPAILKLADTLSLEVQAVKYTRGSFIFPGAQSFPHRHFSEEVAVLDSYFGKLTSGSKAVILGSPDKLQKWHVYSASAGPTQSKNPVYTLEMCMTSLDREKASIFYKTESSSAAQMTIRSGIRKILPNSDICDFEFDPCGYSMNSIEGAALSTIHVTPEDGFSYASFEAVGYDFKSSSLGSLVKRVLACFQPDEFSIALHADVALELLKHTCSLDVKGYSPAEWSPEELGKSGSIVYQKFARSSFCGSPKSVLQNCWKEEEKEEKEWC